A genomic segment from Aegilops tauschii subsp. strangulata cultivar AL8/78 chromosome 1, Aet v6.0, whole genome shotgun sequence encodes:
- the LOC120966617 gene encoding LOW QUALITY PROTEIN: small ribosomal subunit protein uS7m (The sequence of the model RefSeq protein was modified relative to this genomic sequence to represent the inferred CDS: substituted 1 base at 1 genomic stop codon), translating into MGDFDGEEKELIKKLVNFRMIDGERTRVRAIVYKTFHRLARTERDVIKLMVDAVDNMKPICEVVKLGVACTIYDVPGIVARDRQQTLAIRWILGAAFKXRISYRISLEKCSFAEILDAYRKRGISRKRRENLHGLASTNRSFTHFRWW; encoded by the coding sequence ATGGGGGACTTTGATGGTGAGGAAAAAGAATTGATCAAGAAATTGGTAAACTTTCGCATGATCGATGGTGAAAGAACGAGAGTTCGTGCTATTGTTTATAAAACTTTTCACCGCCTAGCTCGAACTGAACGCGATGTAATAAAACTTATGGTTGACGCCGTAGATAATATGAAGCCAATATGCGAAGTGGTCAAACTAGGAGTCGCATGTACTATTTATGATGTTCCTGGGATTGTAGCCAGGGATCGTCAACAAACCTTAGCTATTCGTTGGATCCTTGGAGCAGCTTTCAAATGACGTATAAGCTATAGGATAAGCTTAGAGAAATGTTCATTTGCTGAGATACTGGATGCTTACCGAAAGAGGGGAATTTCACGTAAGAGAAGGGAGAATCTTCATGGACTGGCTTCCACCAATCGAAGTTTCACGCATTTCAGATGGTGGTAA
- the LOC141032617 gene encoding fatty acyl-CoA reductase 2, chloroplastic-like yields the protein MKRLKNEEIHGKNYHSFVLSKQVRVVGNFREAYIGIAPELAKEIVEEVDVIVNSAENTTFDERYDVALDINTVGPFRIMSFAQQFRRLKLFLQVSTGQNAK from the exons ATGAAAAGATTGAAGAACGAG GAAATCCATGGGAAAAACTACCACAGCTTTGTATTAAGCAAGCAGGTTCGAGTCGTTGGTAATTTCAGGGAAGCCTACATTGGCATTGCTCCTGAGTTAGCCAAAGAGATCGTGGAAGAAGTGGATGTTATCGTAAACTCTGCAGAAAATACCACTTTTGATGAGAG GTATGATGTAGCACTAGACATCAACACCGTGGGGCCATTCCGGATAATGAGTTTCGCGCAGCAGTTTCGAAGACTGAAGCTCTTCTTGCAAGTATCAACAGGTCAGAATGCCAAATAA